One segment of Phragmites australis chromosome 13, lpPhrAust1.1, whole genome shotgun sequence DNA contains the following:
- the LOC133888077 gene encoding uclacyanin-2-like, translating into MHRTICLCNTSRSPTLLQPLPAIACARMSALAKALVALTALAAIAELAAAKNFTIEWGLGVDFGDWSTKNPVSVGDTVEFTYGSTHTVDELSEANYNVCSFSSPVSSNSSGRTAFKFDTAGTRYFACKTGTHCNQGQKVAITVADSAAAPPQGEKSPALPPPPPPPPPTPTPTPTPKGNSAVPTASAADLAVKLVLGLGVGGALLAAF; encoded by the exons ATGCACCGTACCATTTGCCTGTGCAACACATCTCGATCTCCAACTCTTCTGCAGCCTCTTCCAGCCATAGCTTGTGCGAGAATGTCAGCGCTGGCGAAGGCTCTGGTCGCCCTCACGGCGTTGGCCGCCATCGCCGAGCTCGCTGCCGCCAAGAACTTCACGATCGAGTGGGGGCTTGGCGTGGATTTTGGCGACTGGTCGACCAAGAACCCGGTCAGCGTCGGCGACACCGTCG AGTTCACTTACGGGTCAACGCACACCGTCGACGAGCTGTCGGAGGCGAACTACAATGTGTGCAGCTTCTCCAGCCCGGTGTCATCGAACAGCAGCGGCAGAACCGCCTTCAAGTTCGACACGGCCGGCACGAGGTACTTCGCGTGCAAGACGGGGACGCACTGCAATCAGGGCCAGAAGGTGGCCATAACGGTCGCGgactccgccgccgcgccgccgcaggGCGAGAAGAGTCcggccttgccgccgccgccgccgccgccgccgccgacgccgacgccgacgccgacgccgaagGGGAACTCGGCGGTGCCGACGGCCAGCGCGGCCGATCTTGCGGTGAAGCTGGTGCTAGGCCTTGGCGTCGGAGGAGCCTTGCTTGCTGCCTTCTGA
- the LOC133888075 gene encoding helicase-like transcription factor CHR28 isoform X1, with the protein MFASSMDIIDVSSDSEDIIDLCSDSEDNIDLHSDREDDLGCEDPDNSFHQLRVSPITTSDQNSVQPPISLEDYDWLSCIQASSSHRPAENRSTTEMSKVPFAPVNHGSFMGMPHDSAHAIPIGQWIDNVGTLHVSDDNKKTLPLSLTNGTAAKSEHFYASNDAHQFPQSFTQGSSRIFSENRILHQSIEPNHSSLGDNRIKEELTVKSNGFQRCLANGNGMSSSTMPTDDVYVYGGPRSHRIFPPPMPSMASVNDAEVANDVEKRLFGFNEKVVYEEALQHISQEKKEEDLPEGVMSVSLLKHQKIALAWMISKENSSHCPGGILADDQGLGKTISTIALIQKERVQQSRFMADFYRTKSVLSVDDDDDVVVVMDKKELKDEPQNKLDNSTPLHVATGLKSCASRSRAAADSIVETIEVEPKKKTRVRSTASTLKSNTRAAAGTLVVCPASVLKQWANELSVKVMESAKLSVLVYHGGSRTRDPTELATYDVVVTTYTTVAHEVPKENSDDEQKNNEMYGICPEFCVGSKRKQPPLEQSKAKENKPNGGPLARVRWFRVVLDEAQTIKNYRTQVARACCGLSAERRWCLSGTPIQNKIDDLYSYFCFLKYEPYSEFSSFSDMIKNPISKDPVRGYKKLQAILRIVLLRRTKETLIDGEPIIKLPPKTIQLSKIDFTQDERAFYLTLEEGSRQKFKAYDAAGTIKENYANILVLLLRLRQACDHPLLLKGQKSDLIDNGSVERAKQLPKETVTNLLEKLERDSAICSICSVSNQDPPEDAVVATCGHVFCYQCVYGSLISDENVCPSPLCRKEISAQSVFSPAALNLCILSKLESDATTSCSTAADKLSSICESSYISSKIRAAVDILNSIINTCTLTGGDTTESVPGETAPVKAIVFTQWTGMLDLLELSLKSNHIEFRRLDGSMSLNIRESAVTEFKTDPEVRVMIMSLKAGNLGLNMIAACHVIMLDPWWNPYAEDQAVDRAHRIGQTRPVNVSRLTIKDTVEDRILALQENKRKMVQSVFGEDKSSGNATRLTVEDLRYLFMV; encoded by the exons ATGTTTGCAAGCAGTATGGACATTATTGATGTAAGTTCAGATAGTGAAGACATTATTGACCTGTGCTCAGATAGTGAAGACAACATTGATTTGCATTCAGACAGAGAAGATGATCTTGGTTGTGAGGATCCCGATAATAGTTTTCACCAGCTTCGTGTTTCTCCCATCACAACATCTGACCAGAATAGCGTACAACCACCAATAAGCTTGGAAGACTATGATTGGTTAAGTTGTATTCAGGCTTCATCCTCCCATAGGCCTGCTGAGAACAGGTCAACCACTGAAATGAGCAAGGTTCCTTTTGCTCCGGTGAACCATGGTTCTTTTATGGGGATGCCACATGATTCTGCACATGCTATTCCTATTGGCCAGTGGATTGATAATGTGGGGACACTGCATGTAAGTGACGATAACAAGAAGACTCTTCCATTGTCACTAACAAATGGTACTGCTGCAAAATCTGAACATTTCTATGCTTCAAATGATGCGCATCAGTTTCCACAATCTTTCACTCAGGGAAGCTCTAGAATTTTCAGTGAAAATAGGATTCTGCATCAATCAATTGAGCCCAATCATTCAAGTTTAGGTGACAACAGGATCAAGGAAGAGCTCACTGTGAAGTCTAATGGTTTTCAAAGATGTCTTGCCAATGGAAATGGGATGTCTTCATCTACAATGCCAACAG ATGATGTCTATGTATATGGAGGTCCACGTTCACATAGGATTTTCCCTCCGCCGATGCCATCCATGGCTTCTGTTAATGATGCTGAAGTTGCTAATGACGTTGAAAAAAGGCTTTTTGGTTTTAATGAGAAAGTTGTATATGAAGAAGCCCTGCAG CATATCAGTcaggaaaaaaaggaagaagatcTGCCTGAAGGTGTTATGTCAGTATCACTCCTTAAGCATCAG AAAATAGCATTAGCTTGGATGATTTCCAAGGAGAATAGTTCGCATTGTCCAGGTGGAATTTTGGCAGATGATCAG GGTCTTGGGAAGACAATATCAACGATTGCACTTATACAGAAGGAGAGGGTTCAGCAGTCTAGGTTCATGGCTGATTTTTACCGTACGAAATCTGTACTAAGcgttgatgacgatgatgacgtAGTGGTTGTCATGGACAAGAAAGAACTGAAGGACGAACCCCAGAATAAGCTAGATAATTCTACACCATTGCATGTTGCCACCGGTCTTAAGTCCTGTGCTAGTCGGTCAAGGGCTGCTGCGGATAGTATAGTCGAGACCATTGAAGTTgaacccaagaagaagaccagaGTGAGATCCACTGCATCAACCTTGAAGTCCAATACTAGAGCAGCTGCAGGAACATTGGTGGTGTGCCCCGCTAGTGTTCTTAAGCAGTGGGCTAATGAGTTGTCTGTGAAGGTTATGGAAAGTGCTAAATTGTCTGTTTTGGTTTATCATGGAGGTTCAAGGACTAGAGATCCAACTGAGTTGGCAACATATGATGTTGTTGTCACCACATACACAACTGTGGCCCATGAAGTGCCTAAAGAAAACTCTGATGATGAGCAAAAGAACAATGAAATGTATGGAATATGTCCGGAATTTTGCGTCGGCAGCAAAAGAAAACAACCCCCACTAGAGCAGAGCAAGGCAAAGGAAAATAAACCAAATGGAGGGCCACTTGCCAGGGTACGATGGTTCAGAGTTGTACTAGATGAAGCTCAGACAATAAAAAATTACCGGACTCAAGTGGCTAGAGCTTGTTGTGGACTGAGCGCGGAAAGGAGATGGTGCTTATCAGGAACACCCatacaaaataaaattgatgatcTATACAGCTATTTCTGTTTCTTGAAATACGAACCATATTCTGAATTTAGTTCGTTTTCCGATATGATAAAGAACCCAATTTCTAAAGATCCAGTTCGAGGCTATAAGAAGCTTCAAGCTATCTTGAGGATAGTTCTACTGCGGCGCACAAAAG AAACACTTATTGATGGAGAACCAATCATTAAACTACCACCAAAGACAATTCAGCTGAGTAAAATAGATTTCACCCAAGATGAGCGAGCTTTCTACTTGACACTTGAAGAAGGCTCTCGGCAAAAGTTCAAG GCATATGATGCTGCTGGGACGATAAAGGAAAATTATGCAAACATCCTTGTGTTGCTGTTGCGGCTTCGGCAGGCTTGTGACCATCCTCTTCTTTTGAAGGGGCAAAAATCAGATTTGATTGACAATGGCTCTGTAGAAAGGGCAAAGCAACTTCCTAAGGAAACAGTGACAAATTTGCTTGAAAAGCTGGAAAGAGATTCTGCAATTTGTTCCATATGCAGTGTAAGCAATCAG GACCCACCTGAGGATGCTGTTGTAGCAACATGTGGTCATGTTTTTTGCTATCAGTGTGTATATGGAAGCTTAATAAGCGATGAGAATGTCTGCCCCTCTCCACTTTGCAGAAAGGAAATAAGTGCTCAATCTGTTTTTTCACCTGCAGCATTAAACCTTTGTATCTTGTCTAAATTGGAGTCTGATGCAACAACTAGTTGTTCTACAGCTGCGGACAAACTGTCCTCAATCTGTGAAAGTAGTTACATCTCCTCAAAGATCCGGGCAGCCGTGGACATACTTAACTCAATCATCAACACGTGCACCCTTACAGGGGGTGACACTACAGAATCAGTGCCAGGCGAGACAGCTCCTGTTAAAGCAATAGTCTTCACCCAGTGGACTGGCATGTTGGATTTGCTGGAGCTTTCACTGAAAAGCAATCATATTGAATTCAGGAGACTAGATGGGTCGATGTCTCTGAACATAAGAGAAAGCGCAGTGACAGAGTTCAAGACTGACCCAGAG GTGAGAGTAATGATTATGTCACTGAAGGCTGGCAATCTTGGTCTAAACATGATAGCTGCTTGCCATGTGATTATGCTTGATCCTTGGTGGAATCCTTATGCAGAGGACCAAGCAGTTGATAGAGCACATAGAATTGGTCAGACCCGCCCTGTTAATGTTTCCCGTTTAACAATTAAAGACACGGTGGAAGATCGAATTTTAGCTCTGCAG GAGAATAAGAGAAAGATGGTCCAATCTGTGTTCGGCGAGGACAAGTCCAGCGGCAATGCTACTCGGCTCACCGTAGAAGACCTCAGATATCTCTTCATGGTGTGA
- the LOC133888075 gene encoding helicase-like transcription factor CHR28 isoform X2, producing MFASSMDIIDVSSDSEDIIDLCSDSEDNIDLHSDREDDLGCEDPDNSFHQLRVSPITTSDQNSVQPPISLEDYDWLSCIQASSSHRPAENRSTTEMSKVPFAPVNHGSFMGMPHDSAHAIPIGQWIDNVGTLHVSDDNKKTLPLSLTNGTAAKSEHFYASNDAHQFPQSFTQGSSRIFSENRILHQSIEPNHSSLGDNRIKEELTVKSNGFQRCLANGNGMSSSTMPTDDVYVYGGPRSHRIFPPPMPSMASVNDAEVANDVEKRLFGFNEKVVYEEALQHISQEKKEEDLPEGVMSVSLLKHQKIALAWMISKENSSHCPGGILADDQGLGKTISTIALIQKERVQQSRFMADFYRTKSVLSVDDDDDVVVVMDKKELKDEPQNKLDNSTPLHVATGLKSCASRSRAAADSIVETIEVEPKKKTRVRSTASTLKSNTRAAAGTLVVCPASVLKQWANELSVKVMESAKLSVLVYHGGSRTRDPTELATYDVVVTTYTTVAHEVPKENSDDEQKNNEMYGICPEFCVGSKRKQPPLEQSKAKENKPNGGPLARVRWFRVVLDEAQTIKNYRTQVARACCGLSAERRWCLSGTPIQNKIDDLYSYFCFLKYEPYSEFSSFSDMIKNPISKDPVRGYKKLQAILRIVLLRRTKETLIDGEPIIKLPPKTIQLSKIDFTQDERAFYLTLEEGSRQKFKAYDAAGTIKENYANILVLLLRLRQACDHPLLLKGQKSDLIDNGSVERAKQLPKETVTNLLEKLERDSAICSICSDPPEDAVVATCGHVFCYQCVYGSLISDENVCPSPLCRKEISAQSVFSPAALNLCILSKLESDATTSCSTAADKLSSICESSYISSKIRAAVDILNSIINTCTLTGGDTTESVPGETAPVKAIVFTQWTGMLDLLELSLKSNHIEFRRLDGSMSLNIRESAVTEFKTDPEVRVMIMSLKAGNLGLNMIAACHVIMLDPWWNPYAEDQAVDRAHRIGQTRPVNVSRLTIKDTVEDRILALQENKRKMVQSVFGEDKSSGNATRLTVEDLRYLFMV from the exons ATGTTTGCAAGCAGTATGGACATTATTGATGTAAGTTCAGATAGTGAAGACATTATTGACCTGTGCTCAGATAGTGAAGACAACATTGATTTGCATTCAGACAGAGAAGATGATCTTGGTTGTGAGGATCCCGATAATAGTTTTCACCAGCTTCGTGTTTCTCCCATCACAACATCTGACCAGAATAGCGTACAACCACCAATAAGCTTGGAAGACTATGATTGGTTAAGTTGTATTCAGGCTTCATCCTCCCATAGGCCTGCTGAGAACAGGTCAACCACTGAAATGAGCAAGGTTCCTTTTGCTCCGGTGAACCATGGTTCTTTTATGGGGATGCCACATGATTCTGCACATGCTATTCCTATTGGCCAGTGGATTGATAATGTGGGGACACTGCATGTAAGTGACGATAACAAGAAGACTCTTCCATTGTCACTAACAAATGGTACTGCTGCAAAATCTGAACATTTCTATGCTTCAAATGATGCGCATCAGTTTCCACAATCTTTCACTCAGGGAAGCTCTAGAATTTTCAGTGAAAATAGGATTCTGCATCAATCAATTGAGCCCAATCATTCAAGTTTAGGTGACAACAGGATCAAGGAAGAGCTCACTGTGAAGTCTAATGGTTTTCAAAGATGTCTTGCCAATGGAAATGGGATGTCTTCATCTACAATGCCAACAG ATGATGTCTATGTATATGGAGGTCCACGTTCACATAGGATTTTCCCTCCGCCGATGCCATCCATGGCTTCTGTTAATGATGCTGAAGTTGCTAATGACGTTGAAAAAAGGCTTTTTGGTTTTAATGAGAAAGTTGTATATGAAGAAGCCCTGCAG CATATCAGTcaggaaaaaaaggaagaagatcTGCCTGAAGGTGTTATGTCAGTATCACTCCTTAAGCATCAG AAAATAGCATTAGCTTGGATGATTTCCAAGGAGAATAGTTCGCATTGTCCAGGTGGAATTTTGGCAGATGATCAG GGTCTTGGGAAGACAATATCAACGATTGCACTTATACAGAAGGAGAGGGTTCAGCAGTCTAGGTTCATGGCTGATTTTTACCGTACGAAATCTGTACTAAGcgttgatgacgatgatgacgtAGTGGTTGTCATGGACAAGAAAGAACTGAAGGACGAACCCCAGAATAAGCTAGATAATTCTACACCATTGCATGTTGCCACCGGTCTTAAGTCCTGTGCTAGTCGGTCAAGGGCTGCTGCGGATAGTATAGTCGAGACCATTGAAGTTgaacccaagaagaagaccagaGTGAGATCCACTGCATCAACCTTGAAGTCCAATACTAGAGCAGCTGCAGGAACATTGGTGGTGTGCCCCGCTAGTGTTCTTAAGCAGTGGGCTAATGAGTTGTCTGTGAAGGTTATGGAAAGTGCTAAATTGTCTGTTTTGGTTTATCATGGAGGTTCAAGGACTAGAGATCCAACTGAGTTGGCAACATATGATGTTGTTGTCACCACATACACAACTGTGGCCCATGAAGTGCCTAAAGAAAACTCTGATGATGAGCAAAAGAACAATGAAATGTATGGAATATGTCCGGAATTTTGCGTCGGCAGCAAAAGAAAACAACCCCCACTAGAGCAGAGCAAGGCAAAGGAAAATAAACCAAATGGAGGGCCACTTGCCAGGGTACGATGGTTCAGAGTTGTACTAGATGAAGCTCAGACAATAAAAAATTACCGGACTCAAGTGGCTAGAGCTTGTTGTGGACTGAGCGCGGAAAGGAGATGGTGCTTATCAGGAACACCCatacaaaataaaattgatgatcTATACAGCTATTTCTGTTTCTTGAAATACGAACCATATTCTGAATTTAGTTCGTTTTCCGATATGATAAAGAACCCAATTTCTAAAGATCCAGTTCGAGGCTATAAGAAGCTTCAAGCTATCTTGAGGATAGTTCTACTGCGGCGCACAAAAG AAACACTTATTGATGGAGAACCAATCATTAAACTACCACCAAAGACAATTCAGCTGAGTAAAATAGATTTCACCCAAGATGAGCGAGCTTTCTACTTGACACTTGAAGAAGGCTCTCGGCAAAAGTTCAAG GCATATGATGCTGCTGGGACGATAAAGGAAAATTATGCAAACATCCTTGTGTTGCTGTTGCGGCTTCGGCAGGCTTGTGACCATCCTCTTCTTTTGAAGGGGCAAAAATCAGATTTGATTGACAATGGCTCTGTAGAAAGGGCAAAGCAACTTCCTAAGGAAACAGTGACAAATTTGCTTGAAAAGCTGGAAAGAGATTCTGCAATTTGTTCCATATGCAGT GACCCACCTGAGGATGCTGTTGTAGCAACATGTGGTCATGTTTTTTGCTATCAGTGTGTATATGGAAGCTTAATAAGCGATGAGAATGTCTGCCCCTCTCCACTTTGCAGAAAGGAAATAAGTGCTCAATCTGTTTTTTCACCTGCAGCATTAAACCTTTGTATCTTGTCTAAATTGGAGTCTGATGCAACAACTAGTTGTTCTACAGCTGCGGACAAACTGTCCTCAATCTGTGAAAGTAGTTACATCTCCTCAAAGATCCGGGCAGCCGTGGACATACTTAACTCAATCATCAACACGTGCACCCTTACAGGGGGTGACACTACAGAATCAGTGCCAGGCGAGACAGCTCCTGTTAAAGCAATAGTCTTCACCCAGTGGACTGGCATGTTGGATTTGCTGGAGCTTTCACTGAAAAGCAATCATATTGAATTCAGGAGACTAGATGGGTCGATGTCTCTGAACATAAGAGAAAGCGCAGTGACAGAGTTCAAGACTGACCCAGAG GTGAGAGTAATGATTATGTCACTGAAGGCTGGCAATCTTGGTCTAAACATGATAGCTGCTTGCCATGTGATTATGCTTGATCCTTGGTGGAATCCTTATGCAGAGGACCAAGCAGTTGATAGAGCACATAGAATTGGTCAGACCCGCCCTGTTAATGTTTCCCGTTTAACAATTAAAGACACGGTGGAAGATCGAATTTTAGCTCTGCAG GAGAATAAGAGAAAGATGGTCCAATCTGTGTTCGGCGAGGACAAGTCCAGCGGCAATGCTACTCGGCTCACCGTAGAAGACCTCAGATATCTCTTCATGGTGTGA
- the LOC133888075 gene encoding helicase-like transcription factor CHR28 isoform X3 translates to MFASSMDIIDVSSDSEDIIDLCSDSEDNIDLHSDREDDLGCEDPDNSFHQLRVSPITTSDQNSVQPPISLEDYDWLSCIQASSSHRPAENRSTTEMSKVPFAPVNHGSFMGMPHDSAHAIPIGQWIDNVGTLHVSDDNKKTLPLSLTNGTAAKSEHFYASNDAHQFPQSFTQGSSRIFSENRILHQSIEPNHSSLGDNRIKEELTVKSNGFQRCLANGNGMSSSTMPTDDVYVYGGPRSHRIFPPPMPSMASVNDAEVANDVEKRLFGFNEKVVYEEALQHISQEKKEEDLPEGVMSVSLLKHQKIALAWMISKENSSHCPGGILADDQGLGKTISTIALIQKERVQQSRFMADFYRTKSVLSVDDDDDVVVVMDKKELKDEPQNKLDNSTPLHVATGLKSCASRSRAAADSIVETIEVEPKKKTRVRSTASTLKSNTRAAAGTLVVCPASVLKQWANELSVKVMESAKLSVLVYHGGSRTRDPTELATYDVVVTTYTTVAHEVPKENSDDEQKNNEMYGICPEFCVGSKRKQPPLEQSKAKENKPNGGPLARVRWFRVVLDEAQTIKNYRTQVARACCGLSAERRWCLSGTPIQNKIDDLYSYFCFLKYEPYSEFSSFSDMIKNPISKDPVRGYKKLQAILRIVLLRRTKETLIDGEPIIKLPPKTIQLSKIDFTQDERAFYLTLEEGSRQKFKAYDAAGTIKENYANILVLLLRLRQACDHPLLLKGQKSDLIDNGSVERAKQLPKETVTNLLEKLERDSAICSICSVSNQDPPEDAVVATCGHVFCYQCVYGSLISDENVCPSPLCRKEISAQSVFSPAALNLCILSKLESDATTSCSTAADKLSSICESSYISSKIRAAVDILNSIINTCTLTGGDTTESVPGETAPVKAIVFTQWTGMLDLLELSLKSNHIEFRRLDGSMSLNIRESAVTEFKTDPEVRVMIMSLKAGNLGLNMIAACHVIMLDPWWNPYAEDQAVDRAHRIGQTRPVNVSRLTIKDTVEDRILALQGMFGWH, encoded by the exons ATGTTTGCAAGCAGTATGGACATTATTGATGTAAGTTCAGATAGTGAAGACATTATTGACCTGTGCTCAGATAGTGAAGACAACATTGATTTGCATTCAGACAGAGAAGATGATCTTGGTTGTGAGGATCCCGATAATAGTTTTCACCAGCTTCGTGTTTCTCCCATCACAACATCTGACCAGAATAGCGTACAACCACCAATAAGCTTGGAAGACTATGATTGGTTAAGTTGTATTCAGGCTTCATCCTCCCATAGGCCTGCTGAGAACAGGTCAACCACTGAAATGAGCAAGGTTCCTTTTGCTCCGGTGAACCATGGTTCTTTTATGGGGATGCCACATGATTCTGCACATGCTATTCCTATTGGCCAGTGGATTGATAATGTGGGGACACTGCATGTAAGTGACGATAACAAGAAGACTCTTCCATTGTCACTAACAAATGGTACTGCTGCAAAATCTGAACATTTCTATGCTTCAAATGATGCGCATCAGTTTCCACAATCTTTCACTCAGGGAAGCTCTAGAATTTTCAGTGAAAATAGGATTCTGCATCAATCAATTGAGCCCAATCATTCAAGTTTAGGTGACAACAGGATCAAGGAAGAGCTCACTGTGAAGTCTAATGGTTTTCAAAGATGTCTTGCCAATGGAAATGGGATGTCTTCATCTACAATGCCAACAG ATGATGTCTATGTATATGGAGGTCCACGTTCACATAGGATTTTCCCTCCGCCGATGCCATCCATGGCTTCTGTTAATGATGCTGAAGTTGCTAATGACGTTGAAAAAAGGCTTTTTGGTTTTAATGAGAAAGTTGTATATGAAGAAGCCCTGCAG CATATCAGTcaggaaaaaaaggaagaagatcTGCCTGAAGGTGTTATGTCAGTATCACTCCTTAAGCATCAG AAAATAGCATTAGCTTGGATGATTTCCAAGGAGAATAGTTCGCATTGTCCAGGTGGAATTTTGGCAGATGATCAG GGTCTTGGGAAGACAATATCAACGATTGCACTTATACAGAAGGAGAGGGTTCAGCAGTCTAGGTTCATGGCTGATTTTTACCGTACGAAATCTGTACTAAGcgttgatgacgatgatgacgtAGTGGTTGTCATGGACAAGAAAGAACTGAAGGACGAACCCCAGAATAAGCTAGATAATTCTACACCATTGCATGTTGCCACCGGTCTTAAGTCCTGTGCTAGTCGGTCAAGGGCTGCTGCGGATAGTATAGTCGAGACCATTGAAGTTgaacccaagaagaagaccagaGTGAGATCCACTGCATCAACCTTGAAGTCCAATACTAGAGCAGCTGCAGGAACATTGGTGGTGTGCCCCGCTAGTGTTCTTAAGCAGTGGGCTAATGAGTTGTCTGTGAAGGTTATGGAAAGTGCTAAATTGTCTGTTTTGGTTTATCATGGAGGTTCAAGGACTAGAGATCCAACTGAGTTGGCAACATATGATGTTGTTGTCACCACATACACAACTGTGGCCCATGAAGTGCCTAAAGAAAACTCTGATGATGAGCAAAAGAACAATGAAATGTATGGAATATGTCCGGAATTTTGCGTCGGCAGCAAAAGAAAACAACCCCCACTAGAGCAGAGCAAGGCAAAGGAAAATAAACCAAATGGAGGGCCACTTGCCAGGGTACGATGGTTCAGAGTTGTACTAGATGAAGCTCAGACAATAAAAAATTACCGGACTCAAGTGGCTAGAGCTTGTTGTGGACTGAGCGCGGAAAGGAGATGGTGCTTATCAGGAACACCCatacaaaataaaattgatgatcTATACAGCTATTTCTGTTTCTTGAAATACGAACCATATTCTGAATTTAGTTCGTTTTCCGATATGATAAAGAACCCAATTTCTAAAGATCCAGTTCGAGGCTATAAGAAGCTTCAAGCTATCTTGAGGATAGTTCTACTGCGGCGCACAAAAG AAACACTTATTGATGGAGAACCAATCATTAAACTACCACCAAAGACAATTCAGCTGAGTAAAATAGATTTCACCCAAGATGAGCGAGCTTTCTACTTGACACTTGAAGAAGGCTCTCGGCAAAAGTTCAAG GCATATGATGCTGCTGGGACGATAAAGGAAAATTATGCAAACATCCTTGTGTTGCTGTTGCGGCTTCGGCAGGCTTGTGACCATCCTCTTCTTTTGAAGGGGCAAAAATCAGATTTGATTGACAATGGCTCTGTAGAAAGGGCAAAGCAACTTCCTAAGGAAACAGTGACAAATTTGCTTGAAAAGCTGGAAAGAGATTCTGCAATTTGTTCCATATGCAGTGTAAGCAATCAG GACCCACCTGAGGATGCTGTTGTAGCAACATGTGGTCATGTTTTTTGCTATCAGTGTGTATATGGAAGCTTAATAAGCGATGAGAATGTCTGCCCCTCTCCACTTTGCAGAAAGGAAATAAGTGCTCAATCTGTTTTTTCACCTGCAGCATTAAACCTTTGTATCTTGTCTAAATTGGAGTCTGATGCAACAACTAGTTGTTCTACAGCTGCGGACAAACTGTCCTCAATCTGTGAAAGTAGTTACATCTCCTCAAAGATCCGGGCAGCCGTGGACATACTTAACTCAATCATCAACACGTGCACCCTTACAGGGGGTGACACTACAGAATCAGTGCCAGGCGAGACAGCTCCTGTTAAAGCAATAGTCTTCACCCAGTGGACTGGCATGTTGGATTTGCTGGAGCTTTCACTGAAAAGCAATCATATTGAATTCAGGAGACTAGATGGGTCGATGTCTCTGAACATAAGAGAAAGCGCAGTGACAGAGTTCAAGACTGACCCAGAG GTGAGAGTAATGATTATGTCACTGAAGGCTGGCAATCTTGGTCTAAACATGATAGCTGCTTGCCATGTGATTATGCTTGATCCTTGGTGGAATCCTTATGCAGAGGACCAAGCAGTTGATAGAGCACATAGAATTGGTCAGACCCGCCCTGTTAATGTTTCCCGTTTAACAATTAAAGACACGGTGGAAGATCGAATTTTAGCTCTGCAG GGAATGTTTGGATGGCATTGA
- the LOC133889227 gene encoding uncharacterized protein Os04g0629400-like, producing the protein MCCYVGKATKIFLCLVSALLVAGLVLGFGLARRTWGARSAQPACRWPDCQQPDEPVFGDPLLPATGNAATTPPNPLTQPAVAAFPGAASSSAAAPPASMPSFGPPGPLSVGLGPAAHA; encoded by the coding sequence ATGTGCTGTTACGTGGGCAAGGCCACCAAGATCTTCCTGTGCCTCGTCTCGGCGCTCCTCGTCGCGGGCCTCGTCCTCGGCTTCGGGCTGGCCCGCCGCACGTGGGGCGCCCGGAGTGCCCAGCCCGCGTGCCGGTGGCCCGACTGCCAGCAGCCTGACGAGCCCGTGTTCGGCGACCCGCTCCTCCCGGCtaccgggaacgccgccaccACGCCGCCCAACCCGCTGACCCAGCCGGCCGTGGCCGCGTTCCCCGGGGCCGCTTCTTCTTCCGCTGCCGCGCCGCCTGCAAGCATGCCGTCCTTTGGGCCGCCTGGCCCGCTCTCGGTGGGCCTCGGCCCAGCGGCTCATGCATGA
- the LOC133889349 gene encoding thioredoxin-like protein CXXS1 produces MEIQQQRGVGNSKVVKVQSEEAWGLFTNQASNEARPVVAHFGASWCVTSLSMNYKFEELAQTHPEVLFLHVDVDDVQSVSSKYGVKAMPTFFLIKNKVVVRKIVGANPDELKKLVEASADPLPLETQIV; encoded by the exons ATGGAGATCCAGCAGCAGCGGGGGGTTGGCAATTCCAAAGTTGTGAAGGTTCAGAGCGAGGAGGCATGGGGGCTGTTCACCAACCAAGCAAGCAATGAAGCCCGCCCT GTTGTTGCTCATTTTGGGGCATCATGGTGTGTGACATCCCTGTCCATGAACTACAAGTTTGAGGAGCTAGCTCAGACCCACCCTGAGGTATTGTTCCTCCATGTGGATGTGGATGATGTCCAG AGTGTTTCATCCAAGTATGGAGTGAAGGCCATGCCAAcattttttctcataaaaaacaaGGTGGTGGTGAGGAAGATCGTTGGGGCGAATCCGGATGAGCTCAAGAAGCTGGTGGAAGCTTCTGCTGATCCACTTCCCTTGGAAACTCAGATAGTCTAG